A segment of the Gossypium hirsutum isolate 1008001.06 chromosome D10, Gossypium_hirsutum_v2.1, whole genome shotgun sequence genome:
taaatagaattttttttctgtATATGCTTTTactttttttgtattaatttcaACTCGAAGCTTCTCCTCATACCCATTGCTTTGAATATTAAGATTGAATTAGGAAGTAATTATaggatataaaaaataattaataattgatatgaatatttaaaaaaaaaattatatccatACAAGTATATGAGTGTCACAGATGGATGTTTATAATGGAGGTTCAACATTGTGCAGAAGCTACCACTGAAACAATGGCTTATCTTCAACCATTGATCTTCTATATTCTGTCTGCTCTTGCAATATTTTGGCTTATTTCTCCCTCCCATTCCTCTTTAGATAATGTTAATGTATTTTAATGAATTGTTTTAATGtattttggagtaaaaataatccacaaaaaagaagattaaattaaaaaaatttgttaattgGCACATGGTTAAGCattattttttccttctttcgGAACCCAGTTTGAGCTTTGCTCCAAGATGGATGCATCCATTAATTGAGCTAAATAAGAACAGCCCATGCAGTGTGTATGGGgccataaattttacaattaatattttaaaaaagtgtCCAACTTATATAATCACATGGTTTACTGAAACCCGTCTGCATTAGATATAGCAACAACATTAATTGTTTCTCGTCACATGGTTTACTGAAAGGGAAAGAAAACAATAGTCATCATCCCCATTCTCAACTATAAAAACCCTTGCATAATGGAGGTTCAGCATTGTGCAAAAGCTATCACTTAAACAATAATGGCTTATCTTCGACCATTGATCTTCTATATTCTGGCTGCTCTTGCAATATTCATGCTTATTTCTCCCTCCCATTCCTCTTTAGATAATGTTAATGACAACGTTACTGTGTCACTGTACTATGAAACAAGTTTATGTCCACGTTGTGCCTCCTTTATCTCCAATGACCTCGTCAAGGTCTTCCACACTGACCTCCATACCATTACCAATCTAAGATTGGTCCCTTGGAGCAATGCTGAAATCCATTGCCAGGTTTCCAACTCCATtcttcattttaatatattttcattattaactAATGAAGTTCAATTTCTTTCTTCTACTGTAACTAATTATAGTTTATGCAACAATGTccagcatggagaagaagaatgcCACTTAAACACTATACatagttgtgtcatccatttcTGGCCTGATGTGGTAACTTCTATTAGCCATAAGTATTTGTACTCCTCTCCAACTCGTGTTTACTTACTCTACTGTGTAGCAGAAAGAACACTTGGAATTCATTGGCTGCACAGAGCAACAAAGCTTAAAGGGGTGGCCCGTTGAAGCACTGTGGAAAAATTGCAGTGAAAAGCTGAGATTGAATGAGGAGATAATCAACGAATGCTATACTACTGGATTTGGATATAAGGTTGGCTGCATGTCTTAGTATTTAATTAACACTTCTCCTTAGCTTTTTCTAACATTGAATTTCCAAATTAATAAAATGCAGCTTCTGCTGCAATATGCTAACGAAACCGCACATCTGAAGCCAGCTCAAGAATATGTGCCATGGGTGGTGGTGAATAATCAGCCACTCAGACAAGTGAGTTTTGTTTATTTCTCCCTCTTGGTGTGACTGTGAAGTAAAATTTTGTGACAAGCAACTTCAATATTTATTTCATGGTTGCAggactttgaaaattttgtgaaatatgtgTGCCAAGCTTATAAAGGAGATCATAAACCAGCTGCTTGCAAAGCACAATCATCCAATCTCAGCCCAACCATCTATGCATGTAATATCTATATATGGagtatttttcttttgatttgtaaatttgtaaaaatgcaTTGTATCATTTTTCATTATGGGTAGCATTTGCAGTACCCCAGCCGCCAGTAATTCCAGTGGTAGACTTCTACAAATTGGCGCTTCAGTGGCCTCCCTCTGTTTGTAGGTCTACTCTCAACTGTAAACTCCCAATCCCAACTGATTTCAAAATACATGGAATTTGGGCGCAAGACGCTCATGACATGCCGGTGCCCCCGTACGATGGAAGGAAGCCTTGCACCCATCCAGCACCTATTCTAAGCTGGTTACCACTCCAAGTACGCATACGTACATTCTTCGCTTGAAACTATTAAGTAATTTATCTGTAatctaatcaattttttttatttttttatttaaaagcatTTGTTGATGAGCGATGTAGCTCTTTGGAACCAATTGCCCACACGTTGGCCGAACTTGGCATCGACAGGGTCAGACAATGGGTTTTGGACCAAGGAATGGGTGAAACATGGCACATGTTCCGACTTTGCACAACATCCTCTGTCATACTTCCAATCGGCCATACAACTTAGGACAAATTTAAATCCAGGTATATcgaataaattgtttttattttcccTTCACATTCCTATTTGTGTTTAATATACTTTATTGTCTCTTatttgttttaatgaattttgggATTTAGCTATGGGACTCACACGTGGATCCACCTATACGGTCCGACAAGTTGCGGACATAGTTTTCCGGCTTATAGGAGCATCTCCACAAATTTCTTGCAGTAAACACAGAAGAACTAGAGTTCTACTACTCGGGGAGATGTTTATTTGTTATGGAAGACCGGGGCCATCCCATACCTTTGGAACTCCCCAAAATTGTTCCAACTTATTTTACGGCCTGTGCAGTAGTGGATCCGATACCATAGAATTTCCATAGCCAGCTTTACCACAGTTGtctcatatatatttaaaaatgttcAATGTAATACCTGAATTATCAGTATGTGTTTTATTACAGTACTCTAAATtatcatatatgtttttttatctttataaaaTCCGATCAACAACTTTGaatgatttaaactcaaaattattcGATTTTGAAATAACATTAATCTGAATATAGATTTAAAATTACCCAAAACCAATCCCATAACATTATAATGTACTTTTGAAAGAATATcaaaccaacaaatttaacaaagaaTTTCGCATAATTGTCGAAAAAACActcaatttttttgagtttttgggtTTGAGccattaaccttttttttttggattgacACCCTTAACggtatgattttttaataaattaacccAATTTTAACAGAAAATGTGAGTTGATCGTCGGTCAAACCATAGGTAAACAAAGTAGCCTATGTGGTGTGCCACATAAGCACGAGTTCGGgtgtcggttacgtacgaggaaggattagcactaaaggtgatcatgggctgggccgggccaggcctaaaattttttttggccCGCGCCCTAGGCCTGGGCTCGACctagcccaaaatatgggcctgaaattttgtccaagcccgtcCCGAGAAAAAATCCTAAGCCCGAGCCCGaccctttttttaataaacaccaaaattgtatcttaaaaataaaaaataaaagaagtattttaaaaatactttaaaaataaaaaataaaaaatatatatttattatataaatactaaatgtCTAATGGGAAATGGGGAAATggaaaatgtattttaaaaataaaaatatatatttattatatattcagGCCGGGCCTGGACCAAAAAAGTTTTgcaaacgggcctcattttttgcccaaacccatatttcgggcctatatttttacccaaaccctctcatatttTGGGTGGGCCATCGGGCCGGgccgcccaacccatgatcacctctaattaGCACCCtcgcgcccaaaattggtacttagttaattaattagtgtctcgtcgaaaattgaaaactttaaagagatttaaaatacgatcctttcttaaaatattaaaaatttgagaaatgaacatatttcacgttaatcgagaaaaagaatcgcgtcccgtgagttaggacacaatatcttaAATTCTTGATGGACAAATAAACgcctaaaaatttattttaaaagatgtTTGACTATATCGGTTTTAGAAAaaatcatattccgtaagttagaacacgatcttttagTAATTCTCgagattatttaaaatttatgcttAAAAATGTTCGggtatttggattttttttagaaagttgaaaccccgtaagttagggaacgacttttcgaatttcaaaatatgaatattgCTTGTTTAAAACATCATTTTTAATGAATCGAGTAAAATGTAGGACGATTTTGTACATAGTAAAATAAATACAGAGACGGATTAATTAATGTAggataaatagtaaataaaagagTCGAATTAAAatgcttttaaaataaaataggcATAAAAAGGTTGACATTACGCGAAACAACGAAACAATAaaggaaatataaaatatatacaagtGTATATAAAAATTGGGgattaaattcaaaaagtatgtattatattatattcGGGACAAGTGAGTTTGTTTATTTCTCTCTTGGTGTGATTGTGAAGTAGCATTTTGTGACAAGTAACTTCAATATTTATTTCATGGTTGCAggactttgaaaatttttgtgaaatatgtgttgttgacaccatttttttgataaaacagggtcgatttgggttttgaaaaataaagacgaatatggagtcgccaccaattcttttttgatgaggtgtgatcgggccacctcgaaagatggtttttttttataaacaatttgattttatcaaaacaacaattttggtctgcaaaaataaaaaaggggttcgggagtcggttacgtacgaggaatgattagcacACTCGTAAtcgagaaagaaaattttgaagaatttaaaatacaaacctttgtcaaaatattgaaaatatttaaaaaagaaaaaagagcatatttcacgttaatcgagaaagagaatcgcatcttgtaagttaggacacaatgtcttaaattTTTGACACGAAAATAAATGCCAAAAATTTGCTTATTTGAGAAGAGTTcgattatctcgggtttagaaaagAGATCATGTCCCGtgagttagaacacgatcttttgtTAATTCCCAAgaacatttaaaaactttgatTGAAATGATTCGTGTATTTGGATTTATCGAGAAAACTGAAACCCCGTAAGATAGGGTACGATTTTTCCGAATACCAAAATACGAAATgctatttatttaaaacaaattttaatatatcGAGTAAAAAATGAAACACGATGTCGTAATAAAAAATGCGAAAATAAATTACATTGTTGGTAtgcataacaaaataataatacgaTGATAcaagcataaatagcacaaatgcAAGTAAATGAAAGATAAATACAGAGATGAATTAATTAATGTAagataaatagtaaataaaagagTCGAATTAAAatgcttttaaaataaaataggcATAAAAAGGACGACATTACGCGAAACAACGAAACAATAaaggaaatataaaatatatgcattagaggtgctcatgggccgggcggctcgacggcccgcccgaaatatgggagggtttgggtaaaaatataggcccgaaatatgggcttgggcaaaaaaacgaggcccgtttagaaaacgggccgggccgggcctcgggcaccactttttcgacccgggcccggcccggcccgatttaataaatatatttattttttaattttaaaatattttttacatactttttaattttttaaaaattttaaaatacttttaaaatactttttttttattttttttaattttaaaatatttttaaaatatttttttaatttttttaattttaaaatatttaaaaaatatttttaaaatactttttttaattttttaaaatttttaaaataaaaatgggccgggccagATCAggcccgggcttatgattttttcTCGGGctgggcctgggcaaaatcttaggatcataatattaataataaatagtaatgatgcaatataataattttaataatgttgaaataattaatttaacaggaaaaataactaaaacagcagattgagggttaaattgaaaaCAAACGAGGTTTTAGGgccaaaattaaaaatgaaaagcaCAAAAAAACTAAATCACAACACGCGTGAAAGGAAGAGGAGCAAAAGGGGAAATACTCCCTCGCTGACAAACGGCATCGTTCTAGTGAGGCGCGTGTGCATGGTTTGGGGACCAAATTAAAACAGAAGAAAAATTATGTAgccaaaattacaaatatatgaaaaaactgcattcaaaacaacacaaaagtGGAGGCACCAATTGTGAAAATATCCCCCTAAATGAAGACACGTGGATCCTCTTTGCgggtcgggtcaacacgcggatccgaaggacaaaacgacgtcgtttcgagCTTAAGGACGCCATTACTTGGCGGTATAAAAgctaattttttaagaaaagaaaTCATTCCCTGTAGTTtgtaaagaaacaaaaaaaaagggaaaaggggGTCTCTTTTCTCTGGATGAAGTCCAGATTCCGGCCAAAGGGCCGCCTTGTATCCGCCGCGCCGCCGCCACACCGGCCGCCGTATGCGTGCCGGAAAGTTCAAAGGTGAGTTTTTTTTTCCGCATatttgtgtatgtatatatataaactattcttttttaaaaagaaaaaaaaatgtagatATATGTATGtccaaagaagaaaagaaaaaactcaaaaaaaacgCAAGTAAATAAAAAAACGCAAGTAAAATAGAACAGAcggaaaaaagaaaagagcagaaacgagaaaaaaaaaactacctttaaaattttttgttttttgattcCTGTGTTAAAAAAAAAGCTACATCACTGTTTGTAGcttttaaaaaatagagagattgaattcttaaaaataaaaattaagtattaaatttcaaaaagtacATAAATGTGATATCctttaaatttaatcttttaaaaattggggattaaattcaaaaagtatctattatattatatttgatcTTAATCCTTCCTCACATGGATACAAATGCAAATAAGTAAATTTTCCTAAATTCcatataattattataacctATCAAATGCTTACCTTTTATGCTTCTTTGCTTCCTGGTTAAGGTTTGGACCATAGATGACACCTACCAACTCCCATTTTATTCATTCCTCTTACCCAAttacaaagaaaatcaaaatagcAAGATGCAGAGGCCAAGGTTTGAATTGCCAGAAGCTTTGGTTATGGAAATTCCGTCAAAGCTTCCAGTTAAATCCCTTACTCGCTTCAACTGTGTTTGTAAGTATTGGTGTTCTTCTTTTCAAACTCCTCATTTCATTTCCAATAATTATCACAACAACCTTGAAAACAACAACCTTAATCTACTGCTTAGTCGCTGTGATGGTAACACCTTCCAACGTTATTTCTCTCAACTTTCAaatgaaaaatatcaaaattatatagtaAAACAAAACATTCACTTGCCCTTTTTTAAGAATGATCGCCCCTCTGTTTATGGTGCTTGTCATGGATTGTTGTGTTTACTTGATCCTTCAAAGGATAAGGCTGCCATTTGGAACCCATCAACCAGAGAGTTTAAAATCCTTCCACCATCTTCAATCCAACGCCCTCCATATTTTTCACCATTCGAAGAAACCTACCTTACTTTAGATGACGTTTCTTTTGACCACGCTTCTTTTGGGTTTGATTCTAAAACTGATGACTACAAAGTCATACGATTTGTTACTCTTACTTTTGTTAATAGTGAAGAACAATATCCACATCCTCATTTTATGGACCAAGTTGAGTTGTATTCTCTTAGAAGTAATTCCTGGAAGGAAATTCCATGTCCTGATTATAAACCAACTGAAACAACTTTGGGAAATAATTATGTAGACGGAATTTGCTATTGGAAAACAGAGACAGGGGCATATCTTGATTTTAGAGGACTAATTCTTTCATTTGACATGGGGAATGAGAAGTTCTCAATTTTACCTATCCCAGAATTCGTTGGGTCTTTCCCAGAATACTATGTTAATCTATTGGTGTTTAATGGATCACTTGGTGCTATTGTTTACCCAACGGAAGGAATTGACACGTCTTTTGATTTATGGGTTACAAGTGAAGGAGTGtggactaaacaattcaatattaAATCCATTTCTGGAGTTGTACGCCCACTGGGATTTGGAAAAAATGGTGACTTGTTTCTTAGAGACACAAATGATGAAGTACTCCTATTTGACGCCTCCACCCAAGAGCTTAAGGAGCTTCAGATTAATACTTATCTAGATCATTTTCGGTTCACCATCTCCCTTCACGCTTATTTAGAGAGCCTGGTTCGTATCAATGGAATACAAGAGAATATTGAGAAACATGTAATACGTCAACCAGCGAGAGATGCATCAAATGAATACTAAATATGAAGAAGGCATGAAATGGATACTGAATATGAAGAGGGATGCGGAGCTAGAACATATATGTGTAAGATGTAATAGGAATTTTTTGTTGTGAGCTTCTTAATATTGCTGTTATTGTTTGGGTTATATGTTTGAGATGTTAACTATTTCCTGGTTTCTGTATTTGGAGAATTGTTCAGTTTATATTTGGTTTTTGTTGGTTAGATATCTATAAGATTGCTTAGATGTTGATATTGTTTTCTGCGGAAAAAATTGCAAGTCGAAGAGGATTTGATGTTTAAGGTTGTcattaactaattaaaataattgctGTAAGTggcataatttttataacttaatccAAAACAGGTCTCACCTGATGGTTAAGATTCTTAAATAGATGAAGATCCGATGAACATCACAACATGAGCATCGAATCAGCCACAAATCCATGTTGCCATGATGCCATTTCGTTCGAGTGAGTGAAATTATGGTACTTTTTTCAAGTTACCTTGTGTTACAAGCTTGTGTGTTAATTGCTTTAACTACTATAAAATTCAATCTGCATTCACTTTCAAAAGAAAATCCTCTCTATTCTGAATGATGGTTTGAGTTTTGCCATCCCTAAATAATAGGGATGATATCTTAAAGATCAAATATGATTTGAGAAAACTAGCTACACTTGGATTTCATTTCTCACTCCAGCATACGAGTTTGCAAAATAGCACAGAGACAGTCTGGATTGCTAAGCTTTTTCTCTATTATAGCGCAGCAACGCTTGGAAACTGGAGCTCTTCGGTATTTGGTTGCGTATGTACATGGAGACAGCTTCTGAGCTTCCTTCTCTACGTCATGCTTCCCACAGGACCATAATAATCATGAGTTACATCCACTCCATGGAATCCTGCAATGCTTATACTCACAATAAATACTATAACCCACATGTATTTCACTTGAGTTTCCATTTCTTGAATGCAATAATCAATTATACTTATCTACAATTTGAACCCAAACGAAGAcatttctcaaaaattttataCCCAAAATAGCTGAAAAGTAGCTAAACAAAGATGAATTCCACCGATTACAGTGATTTGGAGTTACCAGATTATGAAGTCATCAATTACACCTTGTTTATACTCTTTCACAAGCAACCTTATATATGAAACTGATCCCCAATTTAAGCTTGTTGTTTTATATATCTTGTTTCTCCTTCTAAAGACCCAATTTCAAGTCTTCCTTTTTAAGGTGTTGTATAATTGCTCTCTAGAGAtgatgactttgaaaatttgtcACATGGTTTATTGAAAGTGACAAAAAACTATGGTGGTTAACTATCACCCCAATGCTTAACAATAATGGTTAGCTTTCAGTTGGAGACCctctttaattatataaaaatagtcaattttcaattttagttaatttttagttttgatcCCTGACCTTTAGTTTCTTTCATAATTTGGCGCTTCAACTCCCAACTCCATAACGCCATTTTCTGTAACACAGAAGAAATAGTGTTCTACTACTTCGGGAGAGGTATATTTTTATGGAAGGCCGAGATTATTCCAACTCCTTGGAACACCTCAAAATTGTTCCAACTTATTTACTGCCAATTTAAGAGCCGACCAATGTCATAGAATTGTGCTATGTATCTGGCAagcaataaaaaattttatgaataacaatttaataaaaatgattagCAAAATTGAAGTAGCTTTCATGCATTAAATGTTTGGCTTTTATGCCTCTTTGCtacattggtaaggtttgatcaaTTTGCCTTTTATGTATTTGGCTGAATTTGGTTGTAATGGTTTCGCAGGCATTTGATTGAGCTGAGACACGGAGAGAAAGGAGCAAAGCCCCATCTGAACCTATTTATGATTAGTCATCATGACCTTCCCTTCCCATCCCTTCTCACCTCACTCATTTATTACTTTCTGCAACTGCCCCTCCACTTCGCCTTCTTTTTATTTCACCATATAAACATGTATGTATGTAGGTTAGAGTGCGGGATCTTGTTGTTTTACTTCCATTTTGGCTGATTAGTCTAATCTTCATGTAATGAACTATGCTATGTTGTTTCgattatttaaatagaaaaattgcAGTGAACAGCTGAGATTGAATGAGGAGATAATCAACAAATTAATGCTACGCTACTGGATTTGGATATAAGGTTAGCTGCATGTCCTAGTATTTAATTAACATTGAATTTCCAAATTAATAAAATGCAGCTTCTGCTTGCAATATGCTAACGAGACTGCACATCTGAAGCCACCTCAAGAATATGTGCCATGGGTGGTGGCGAATAATCAGCCTAGTGAGTTTGTTTATTTCTCTCTCTTGGTGTGATTGTGAAGTAGCATTTTGTGACAAGTAACTTCAATATTTATTCCATGGTtgcaaaactttgaaaattttgtgaaatatgtgTGTCAAGCTTATTAAGGTGATCATAAACCAGCTGCTTGCAAAGCAGTCTCAGCCCAACCATCCATGCATGTAATATCTATAtatgtaaaaagaaaaacaaacaagcACGGTGAATGATTGGAAATGTTGAATGTTGATAATAAATTCAATTCTTGAGAAACCAAACTCACAAGTATAAACTACTACATTACATCTTGATGGCTGAGCTGAGATAGCAAGGATTTGATAAATGAATCAAGTCTTGACTTTGTTGGTTGTCCCACTGTTTTATTCCTTTTTATCTATGGTATGATATGCAACAATCACTTATAGTATTCCTTTTGcattaaatatatattgtaaCATTTAGGTTAATATAATTTCAATTTACTCAACAAAGCAAGGAATCTTGCTAAGCTAATCTTTCTGTCAGCTGGTGTGAATCATAACAAAAATAGATATATTTTGATGCTTGAAAATACCAGCTAACCAATTCTACATTATAATTTGGAGACTCAAAGCATTGTTTTGATAAAGGAATTTGCATTAATATTATGGTGGGTAAGTTGTGTTGGAACTTTCAGCAAAACAAAATGAGAGACCGAatgaagcaaagaaaaaaaacttgaaaGTGAAAAAAACTCTGTAAAAATGTAACTGAAAGTCATgtattttcattcaaattttgaatatatgtgaGTTACAAAAGGTTTGTACAGTTACCTACTAGTTAACTGCTCCCATTAAaattatactaaaaatattacaaCTTGCATACAAAAGAAAGCTGTCATACCAGCTattacatcaaaatacaaaaGATTTGGACAAAGTTACATAGGCACAAATCATCCAAAATAAGTTGCTTCAATCGGACCAGCTCCATTTCTTTACTTCAGAACAGTATAGCAGCTTGACATTGCTCAATTTGCTGCTGCTGGTCTTTTGTTGCAATGCAGGCCAAAGTTCAACAAGTTGATACGTGAAAGCAAATCCATTTTTGTTTACTGTCAATGGAATCTTTGACAGTTTTGCACATGTTTTCTTTTGTCCATCAAAGCTTTGGGATTAACTTCTTATAAACTACAACCTTCAtacataaatagataaataattgaaagtttCATAAAACGAAAATGGAAACTCACTAACCAGATTCTAgcaattgaacaaaaaaaatcaaatcttttCCCTCTCAAAAAAGTACTTACTTTTAAAAGTTTGGGTTTTTATTCTTGCAATTTTCTATTTTCCCCcttttttattgattgagtttcaATCCCCACAAAGAATTTAATTTTGTTTGGCTTTTTGAAAGCTATTGAGTCACAATAAACACAATAACCCACATGTACTTCACTTGAGTTTCCATTCAACTTGAACCCCAAACGAAGACATTTCTCAACAATTTATACCCAAACAAATAGCTAAAATGTAGCTAAACAAAGATGAATTCCACCGATTACAATGGACATGGATTTGGAGTTACCATATCATTAAGTCATCAACTACACCTTGCTTCTATGTATGCTCTTTCTCAAGCAACCCTATATATGAAACTGATCCACAATTTATATATCTTGTTTCTCTATCCAAAGACCCAATTTCAACGTTTATACTTCTTTTATAATTTGGTGCTTCAACATTTATAATGTCATTATTTAGTCttaatatttaggaaaaataccaaaaaaagccctatttttttaaaatttaccgaaatgggcccggtattttattatttaccggaatgggccattttccccaaaatcgcgtccacgtcagcgcgatgtcaggggacgtgtcagcaaatcgcgtccacgtcagcgcgctttgcttacgtggacacaaatcgcgcctacgaggacgcgatttTCTGACACATCAGCAAAACGCGCTGATGTccacgcgatttgctgacacgtcccctgacatcgagctgacgtggacgcgatttcggggaaaatgacccattccggtaaataataaaataccgggcctatttcggtaaattttaaaaaaatagggcttttatgtgtaatttgccccctttttttggtattttgcccctaataatacatattaatgtattactgtaatatgtagctcaaattatgtattgtagttaatattcataatattgtAGCTCAAATTGTTAATCCGTCTATActattgtactaataatatatattaatgtaatattgaagagttaattgattaaaaaataaatgcaacaagtacaaaaaagattcaaaattattaccaagaagatttgaaccaaggtactaagggaaaagagcaagcatcttaaccaactaagctaaactaattaattaacatgttataaaaatactgttattgtcttaattatattatttacgtTCTAAtgatttatcggacctattccatacacgtgtcaagtcaaaaaaataatacaacaattctgtaaaaaaaatccgatgtttacttcaaataataagaaaaataatgatttgaatgtttcaaaattcaaatttaaaccgaaaaaatcaaaatttagaggcaaaaaaggatctttttcgatgAAAACTGTGGCAAACCGCCTTCGGCTGTTTGTCAgtgcgtagatctcgaaaagttattcgaaataaaaaaatcgtcacaatcggacaaccgagccaaaagttatggcctttcaaagttttcaaagctaaaaaacataaactgttcatgaaTTATTGCTTCCACATCAGCAAATCGCgcttacgtggacgcgatttgttgccacgtaagtaatcgcgctgacgtggatgcgacttgctgacacatcccctgacatcgcgctaacATGGATGCGATTTTGGGGAAAATAGCCCATTcctgtaaataataaaataccgggcccatttcggtaaattttaaaaaaatagggctttttttggtattttgcccaAATATTAAGACTAAATGAGGTAATGGACCGAATAGCACTACTCGAATGAAATGGAGGGATCGAAATAGAAAATATCCTCGCCCTCCAAAACTCATCGCTTTGCGCGGGACCgaattgaaataaaagaaaaatcatagagtaaaaattgaaaataaaaataaactg
Coding sequences within it:
- the LOC107944130 gene encoding uncharacterized protein isoform X4, whose protein sequence is MAYLRPLIFYILAALAIFMLISPSHSSLDNVNDNVTVSLYYETSLCPRCASFISNDLVKVFHTDLHTITNLRLVPWSNAEIHCQHGEEECHLNTIHSCVIHFWPDVQKEHLEFIGCTEQQSLKGWPVEALWKNCSEKLRLNEEIINECYTTGFGYKLLLQYANETAHLKPAQEYVPWVVVNNQPLRQDFENFVKYVCQAYKGDHKPAACKAQSSNLSPTIYALPQPPVIPVVDFYKLALQWPPSVCRSTLNCKLPIPTDFKIHGIWAQDAHDMPVPPYDGRKPCTHPAPILSWLPLQHLLMSDVALWNQLPTRWPNLASTGSDNGFWTKEWVKHGTCSDFAQHPLSYFQSAIQLRTNLNPAMGLTRGSTYTVRQVADIVFRLIGASPQISCSKHRRTRVLLLGEMFICYGRPGPSHTFGTPQNCSNLFYGLCSSGSDTIEFP